The Alosa sapidissima isolate fAloSap1 chromosome 17, fAloSap1.pri, whole genome shotgun sequence DNA segment ttagcttacttgctagcaaactttgcatcatcagtctaactagttaaatagttgacattacatgatgaacattttcgaatggacattctgggggatgttaatatGTACGAgtgaagcttcaacttctgtaGCTTCAACTTCAACTTCTTAGGTAGTTagtccagtgttcttgttccatgtagtttcgtgttgcagccacagcacgtagactagcctacaggaaagctatttcctcattcggaatattttgaaaacaacagctagatattctgtcttctcattttgtagacgaaaatgaagagagattttatcttagtttttatttcatgcaaaacattttagtctcgtcttttttcgtcaacaataatgcatcttaagatagtcttagtcagtgtttcaggacattactgccgtctcttcatcgtctcgtcttagtcatgaaaaaaaaggtcgttgacgaacatatttcctctcgtctcgtctgacgaaattaacactactccTGAGCACCCTCCTCAGACAGAAATCAGTCAACAACTGTATCAgtagagagtctgtgtgtgtgtgtgtgtgtgtgtgtgtgcgtgtgtgtatgtgtgtgtgagagagagagagagagagagagagagagagagagagagagagagatacacattaGAGTGCTGGAGTGGAAAAAATAAAGATGAGTTGATGCTGTCAGCCAGGTGAGAGTGAACAAGATCTACAGAGTTGTGCTGATGAATGTAAATTGAAGAAGAGGAGGTTGAGGAAGATTGGACTGAGATGGGTGACaaataaaggcataaaaggaAAAACTGCTTTCACCAGATAAACAAGAGAAGGAGGTTGTAATACCAAGGTTTCATCCATTTTAGTGAAAGATTTAATTAGGTGTTAGGTGCCTTATTACTTCTAACTTATTTGCTTTCAGTGTTTATGCATGGGCATGTGTGTGATAAAGAATAGTTTTCCTGTGAGCCATTTTTAAAAGCACAAATTGCATTTGTTGTGGGTCCATTATTGTGGATTGTTTTCCTGTGTGGCCCTTCATTCACAATGGACCACACTGCTAGCAAAGCCCATCTGCTTGTCTGCAAATCTAATGAGGCATAGCGCCATAGCAGCACACTGCATTCATAAATGCCGCTTTAATAGCCTTTTAATTGCCTTTGTTTATTGTTATGTCACCATGCTTGTTCTTGTGTGAATTGTGTGTTGGATTATATTTTTCACTCCACCACTGTGCACAAATCAAAGCAAATCTTAAGGTGCAAAGGTAGCTCTGACAGCCATTTGCAGAAATCATCACGGTTTTCTGAATGCATCTTCTCCAGTGGGTGATTTAGCCTGTCCTTTGTCTTAACTCTTTGTCATCCtcaaatgtctgttttttttcatCAGAAGCAAGACAGAGCCCACTTTACCTGTAGAGCCATGCGGAAGGAAATAGTGATGGACcctctctgagagagagagagagagagagagagagagagagaacacaggagCCTGGTTTGGGGTTGGATATAGAGCAAATCCAGCATATGTAAATAGGGAGAACAAACACGGACGCAAAGTGTTCTCAATCGCTCCCTGATCCACCACTTCCATCCTGAGGGACTAAAGTCTGATCAAATACCACCTTGAGCGGGAAGATGAATGCTCTTTTCGCCAAGCTGGACCCACGGCAGGTGGAGTGGGAGGCCTCCTGGTACAGCCTGCACTCACGCATGCTGCGCACCAAGCCCGTGGAGTCCATGCAGGAGGGCGCAGCGGACCTGCACGGCACCAAGCTTGCCCGCGTGCTGACCACCGTGGACCTGGTGTCGCTCGGCGTGGGCAGCTGCGTCGGCACCGGCATGTATGTGGTCGCAGGGCTTGTTGCTAAGGAGATGGCCGGCCCTGGCGTCATCTTGTCTTTTGTCATCGCTGCAGTGGCTTCCATTCTGTCAGGTAAGACCCTCCCACTGGTTCAGCTCTCAAACACCACCACAAACATTGTATGATTCATTGTATAGTTGTTAGGATGAAAGGAGTTGCAACATATTACATATGGGATAAGATAGAAAGTTTGCAAGCAATGCCTATTTGTCACAGTATCAGACAAAGCCATCTCTCATCTCAAAGTCTTCTGAAATATGAATGCCCTTAAAAAACAGCCACAGATACACAGATTAATTTGTATTGTCACTCAGGGGGGTCTCCTGCTAACTCTCCTCATTTCATTGATCTTTTTCATTGATCTGACCTAGGAGAATTCAGACTGGGTgttcttttaaaaaaattgtCTTAAACATAAACAGCATCAGCAGTGGTCTTGACTTAAGGCTGTGACATGCTCCCGGCTCTTTGTGCCGTGCACACGGTGCGTGATGAGAATTGCGTCATCAACGCGCATGTGGGGTGTTTTGTGTGCTGCCCAACAATTGGGATCGCGCGTCAATGACACATGTCTTTGACGCTCACAAATGTGCACAAAGGACCACACCACTTACTTTACACTGAACATGTTTTAAAAAGGgaatatatttttttgaaaaacaaagcaCATTATTTATTATTCTCTCTTGGTGCTTTTCCACCCAGGGGTGTGCTATGCAGAGTTTGGCGTCCGCGTGCCGAAAACAACAGGCTCCGCCTACACCTATAGCTATGTGACCGTGGGGGAGTTTGTGGCCTTCTTCATTGGCTGGAACCTCATACTGGAGTACTTGATTGGCACGGCAGCGGGGGCCAGTGCTCTAAGCAGTATGTTTGACTCCTTAGCCAATCACACCATTAGCCGCTTCATGATCAACAACTTGGGCACTCTCAATGGCCTGGGTGAGCATTCACATGGGCTTTAATGCCATTCATTTTTATATTATATGGGGTATTTACATGGTacattattttttgttataatgttatatattttttttattttacatgaTTGTATGCCAGTTACATTAATTGAATAATTGTTTAATGCAACATTTATAGACCAATATGATGATTTAATAATACAGAGCAGCTAACAAACAAAAGTGAACAAAGACATTCATGACTTGACGATTTTCTTGTTTAAACAGGCAAAGGTGAGGAGTCATATCCTGACATGCTGGCTTTGCTCATCGCCATTATAGTGACTGTCATTGTGGCTCTGGGAGTGAAGAACTCTGTGACCCTCAACAATGTGCTCAACATAGTCAACCTGGTGGTGTGGGTCTTCATGGTGATCGCAGGCCTCTTCTTTATCAGTGGGGCTAATTGGGACGGAGGTAGATTTCTACCCTACGGCTGGTCAGGGGTAAGAGAATGTCCGACACCCTCACGTCTATAATGCTCGTGCTAGATCCTGTTGAAGTGTCCTAATCATCTCTGCATTACACTACTGAATAAGTTAGGGAAAATAACTTGATCCACTTTCTGTGTGATAAAACTGAACTTTGGAATAATTAGTCAATTATAATTAAAATGTCACTGATGATATTGCACTTTACTACTGATAGCACCCTGGTGCTAATAATACTGCACTTTACTATTTTATAACTTAGAGATACTTGGTATTGTGTATTGTTGTTGTGTGGGGGTGAGGGAGGCTTTAGTGATCCTGTTGTTGTCTGTGgtctgttgtctgtctgtctatctgatgAGCTGTATGGTGCAAGAAGAATTTCCGAAAGGATCAATAcatgtctatctatctaaagcAAGACACTAAACTCCAAACTTTGACGTGCTTGCTGGCATGTTGCATGGTAGCGTCCACCAtcagtgtatgaatgtgtgagtgaatgtgaggCATTACTCCGTAAAGCGCtttgagtgctcagaggagtaGAAAATGCAATCCAGAGTGTTATATAAATGCAATCCAGTCTCCACAGTGTCCTTGTCACATTTCATGTACTGTATCACTGTCCTGTCTAAGGAACATTTATATAAAGGCTTGAGACCTTTAGATGTTTGTGTTGTCACTCCATGCTTTTGGTTCCTCTTCCTTGCTTGTAAACCCCTGCTGGGTCACTATAGGTCATGCAGGGTGCTGCTACTTGTTTTTACGCCTTTATTGGGTTTGACATCATCGCCACCACAGGGGAGGAGGCCAAGAGTCCCAACACGTCCATCCCGTACGCCATCACGGCCTCCCTCATCACCTGCCTCACTGCCTACGTCTCTGTGAGTATTCACTACTCCCCCTGCCCCCGACACCCACTGAGGAACACTGGGGAACATGCAGCAGcctgaaatgtgtgtttgtgtgtgtgtgtctgtgtgggtgggtgggtatgtgtgtgtctgggtatgtatgtgtgtgtgcataatataaaatatgtttacatgcgtgtgtagatttgaacaacaTGGTAAAAGAGCACACTGGCATTTTTATGTGCATGCTATATGCATAGAATCTTCATAAAAAATGtcaatgaactctctctctctctcacacacacacacacacacacacacacacacccgcacacacccgcccacacccacacaaacacacacacacacacacacacacacacacacaagcaaatagGGATATTGATTATGGAAGTTTATATGTTATAATACCATAGCTTGTTATAGCAAGTAAATGCTGCAATATTATTTGGCATCCAATCAGAAGTAATCGTTTtggtcttttttgtgtgtgttgattgcCTAAGGTTTCTAAGGTTTCAGTATTGAGACTTGAGGCTCTGCTAGCTGTAGACTCTTTAAATATTGATGTGGTAGCCAGTTCTACCTGCATATTTTCCACTGAAAgaggttttcttttttcatctgACTTTTTGGACAAGAAAGTTCCCTTCAAACAACACTTTTAAAACGTATAATGATCGTGAAACACATACAAATCCATAACTCTAGTAAAAGCATATGTGATGAATTTAAAAGTACTTTGGGTTTGTCATATTGTTATGTCATCACAGTCCAAAAGACTCTGACAAATATACAGTTTAATGTTTCTTGTTCTGTCATGTTTATTTAGGTTAGTGTTATCCTGACGCTGATGGTGCCTTATAATCTGATTGATGGCGATGCCCCACTAATGGAGATGTTTGCTATTCATGGCTTCATGGCGGGGAAGTATGTAGTGGCCATAGGTGCCATTGCTGGTCTCACCGTCAGTCTACTGGGTTCTCTGTTCCCAATGCCACGGGTCATCTATGCCATGGCTGGGGATGGCCTTCTCTTCAGGTGAATAGGGATTCTTTTCCATATGTGGGATATGTGTGTATCagtatatgcatatgtgtgtgtatgttccatCTATTATTGCACATGAGATCAGTATTTGATATTTGATTTAATATTTGGAGTTACGGATAACGCATTGCATGACAATATGAATACAACATGAATACAACATGTGCATGAACATGTGGCtgtatgcacatacagtatatacagtatatgcacatGATGCAACATGAACATGTGGCtgtatgcacatacagtatatgcacatGATGCACTTGAGAACAGTCTGCCTGGTCATTCACACAGTCCAGTCATACCTCAGGTTCTTAGCCCATGTGAGTCCCTACACGGAGACGCCGGTGGTGGCGTGTGTGGTGTCCGGCTCCCTGGCGGCGCTCCTCTCCCTGCTGGTCAGCCTGCGGGACCTGATCGAGATGATGTCCATCGGCACGCTGCTGGCCTACACGCTGGTGTCCGTGTGCGTGCTCCTGCTGCGCTACCAGCCTGACCAGGCTGACTTCCAGGGCCACGGCGGTTACCTGACGGGGGAGGATGACGACGGCAGTGTGGGCAAGACGAGGAAGGAGGGGGTGCTGGCCGAGTGTGAGCAGGAGGCATACCAGGGTGGTAAGGATCACCACAACGATGACGACGACGACACAAACAACACCTGCGGCACCAAGAACCTGCCGGGCAAGGGCGATGACGAGATGCTGATTGACGGCTCAGACCCCTTGGGGTACCAGTCCGACAGCTCGGGCTACGGCATCAGTGGAAAGAAcctggagggggaggaggtggacaGCGCGCCCTCCTCCCTGCTCAAGAGAGTGCTGGGGCCCCACTACTACACCCTGCGGGTGCGGCTGGGCCTGCCCGACTCCAGTGACCGACCCACGCCAGCCACAGGTCGCACAGTCACCAGCTGCGTCCTCCTGCTCTTCGTCCTCACCTTCCTCCTGTGGTCTATCGTCATCTACGGCCTGGATCGAGAGTCCGGTGGTGCCCGCTGGGCCTTAGTGCCGCTGGTTGGGATCATCGCTTTCAAGATGGCCGCTCTGCTGGTGATCATCCTACGGCAGCCTGAGAGTCGCAAGAAGCTGCCGTACATGGCGCCGTGTGTGCCCTTTGTGCCTGTGGCGGCCATGTTGGTCAACATCTACCTGATGCTCAAGCTCTCCAGCATTACCTGGGTGCGCTTTGCGGTGTGGTGCTCTATAGGTATGTGGCTCTCATACGTATGCTTTATGTATTATTTTTGTAAAGATGTATTGCTTTGAATGGCCAAAATATgttaaaggtttttttttcttcaagacAATTGTAAGACTGAATATATTTCTAAAGGTTTAGCTCCTATGCTTCCTGACAGGTCTGCTGATTTACTTTGGCTATGGAATGTGGAAGAGCTCTCTGGAGCTGTTTGCCCAGGAGGAAGAGGCCCACGCCAGCACTTACCAGTGTTTTGACGCAGGTGTGGACGACAGCTTCACTGTGGAGGAGGACTCCCTCCCTCACGGTGATACAGTTGAGAGCCCGTATCAGGGCTGGGGAGGTGAGGAGAGCGGCTATCAGAACCAGAACCAGTGCCAGGAAGAGCATCAGTACCAGCATGGGTACCAGTACGAGCAGCAGCCGGGAGTTGACAGCCACAGGACCGCTGGCAAGTCAAAAAGCAGAGGCCGGACCAGGAAAGGCTTTGAGGAGCTGgtggatgatgatgaggagtaTTCACCTGAGTGAGTGATGAAGGGCAgtgatgtgtctgtgttggttGCAGTTACAGTTTGCAATGtgcttttttttatgtatttgtttattttccctTGTTGATGTGGCTTGATTTGTGTATGCCtgaaaaagagtgagagggtgTTGTTGCTGTATCtgactctccttctcttctgttATCTGTCACCAGGAATAAGAAAAATTAGACAAATTGAAAAGTTAGAGATTCCATTAAACAGCATCAGAAAGGACAAAACTCTGAACTTTGAAATAGtgcctttcttctctctgtgtgatATAAAGACTTATTTTTCACTcacaaataaaatataatattgtaAAATTGTCTAAGGACCAAATGTTTGTCAGATGTGTGAACTACTGTACCTTTGTGCTGCTATACTTGGTATGGTATTTGCAAATACAACATTATTTGTCGTAGGTTCAAAAGACTATGTGCAGCACATCTGCCCTGCAATTGTTTGTCATCTTCTTGAAGAGAAACAGTATTTCAGGCATCATATGAAACAtaatgatatgtgtgtgtgtatatatatatatatatatatatatatagagagagagagagagagagagagagagagcgagagagagagagagaaatatatcaAATGCAACAAAATCACTCTGGAGATGAGAGAAGattaatgtttttatttgttttctgtAAACTAATGTATGGGAATGTATACAGAAATATAGCTTCAAATACAATCTCTTCTTTGATTGTTTCTCTTCTGTCACAAGAAGCCTTACAGTAATGCAAACCTACAGCAATCTTTGTTCATTGGAGTAGTCTAATCATTATGATTAGATTTTGTGGCAAGTATGGAATTCATTTCATATTTCCTGTACAAAACCATGATGAAGAGAGAAGATGTATTTGATGATTGTTGACTTTTCTGTTCTTCAGTGGACAAGGTGGTTTACATTTCATCACAGATACAACTAAGGCATCATTTAATGTATTCTATTCAAAGGTGTATGAACTGttttcatactgtatgtggcaTTAGCCTATAAATAAAACGGCCCCTTAGAAtcataaggttctatctgacatttttgtcaaaattgagttattgacatattcttattctgtgacaccttaaaaaggtgaggtgaggtgtttcTTGTAGTTATATATGTAGTAGTATGCATTTTTGGACATTATATCTAAAGAGGTTTGTTCCGTTTATCAGTATAACTGTATGGAATTCTAAgactttgaagctcaatatctcagaactactcagaaTGTAGATATAATCTTATAATTTTAAGGGGGCAAAAACGGAACAGAAttagtatattttattaaacacAAACCTTAGtcttggagccattatctgttGTTATAAACTGGTAATTTATGGGTCATGGGATGTTTTCAAAATGAGAGACACATCAGGAGATTAGTCATGGTTATTAGGCACAATTCTAATGGATTACATGTCATCAATCCCTTTTAAAATCACATTACATGTGAAACACAGGGAGAAATACATCTGTAAggactgaagaaaaacatgcatGTTCTTTATCGCGTCTCTGTTCTCCAAACAGTTAAGGTAAATCAGCAGAGGAAATCACTAGAGTCTGTGAAATACGTATCTGTGACTCATGCAATCATGTGGTTTGtgctttcgtgtgtgtgtgcgcgtgagtgtgtgtgtgtgtgattcaaagCGAGATATCGATTTCCTGAGGGAGTGTGAGCAGGAAAGAGAGCAGAGCTGCCCAGGAAAAAAAACCTCGAGGAGCCACCTGGACAGCTGTTTTTCAATAATGTGGTTTCCTGCCTCTCTAACATATGCCTCGTTTAAATCAGACACGTGTGCCCCCAACAGCACGAGGGGAAGAGCTTTCAAATCAGCTGGGGGACAGGGATGCATCCCTGCCTTGTCCCAGTCATTTCCTGGATGACAGTAAGGCAGTACGAAGAAGCATGATAGGATGTAGTGCTCATGCATAAATGTAGGATTTTATAacaggaaaaaaagaacaatATCATACAGGTACCATCTAAACTAGAGAGTATGGTAATAATATAGTTTCCTATAAGTAGAAATACAAAATGAGACTTCAAAAGCTGACAGTACATAGACAAACTTGTACTCCATAAACAAACTCAATGTAGTAGTCCATATTTACGTATTATGTATTTAAGTAATGTCTGTAGAGGCAAAGGAACTCATGAACATCTCTCGTCTCTCCCATCTGTTCTGGTTGAAGGTCAGAATTGGCATCCTGTGTGATTTTCTTCTGGAGTTAGTTGCTGGTCTGTTTCAGTGCCAagaggactctctctctctctctctcgttctctcacaCGTGGGCATTCTTGGCATGATTGGCTGCGGGAGGCATGGCGTTGGCCGTACCGCTCTGCTTTGAGTAGTAGAAGCGGTTGTGGTGGTTCTGGGGCTGGGCCCCGCCGCCAGAGCAGCAGGTTATCATTGCCCCGCCAAGGAGGCACAGGGCCGAGCCCACCCAGCCGGAGTACAGGGAGAGGCCAAAAGACATGAGGCGCTCGTCATGGTGCGCCCCGATGGGGAACCACACAGTGGACACCAGTCCACATAGAGCTGAGAGACACAGAAGAGCACAATTAGTTTATTTCAGGGTGAAAACATTACATCAAGAATGAATTACAAGGTAATAAATGGGTTATGGGCATTAATCAGTGAAtgatatacatacaaacacaacccTGGTGAATTCATAGGCTTATGTTTCAATTTTGATGACTGAAGATTGAATCAGATTAGGGGTTTAAGGTGTCTGTCATCCCATTAATATCCTAAAGATAATATCCTTGAACTGCAGCTGTGGATGTCATCATTAGGGTCACTGTGACAGGATGTAGGAAGTCCTGGCTAGCACCCAGATGGGTGTCACCCCTTCTACAACCCCGGTTAAGGCCATTGTGATCACATATTGCGTTGAAAGGCTCTCTGATAGGAAGAGGGACCGTCTGCATCCTAACCAAGTTCAGGTCCAGGTCCATGTAAATTTGTCGAATGGTTTATTAAACGTAGCCTAATAATGGTTGCTTGGTAAAAATCTAACCTTGTTCTGCAATGTATCATCATGATTTCAAAATGGATAAATGCAGCAATGGCAGAGAACGACTCACACATTAACAGAATTAGGATGCCTCCGAGGATTGCGCGTTTATGCTTGGCGCCGTCTGTTTCATTTGCCAGTTTGACGCACG contains these protein-coding regions:
- the cldn11b gene encoding claudin-11b; the protein is MSQSCRLFCGFILSFIGWIGLIIATATNDWVITCKYGMHTCKKMDELGSKGLWAECVVSTSLYHCTALNQILALPAYIQTSRALMVAACIAGFPSLALVMMALPCVKLANETDGAKHKRAILGGILILLMSLCGLVSTVWFPIGAHHDERLMSFGLSLYSGWVGSALCLLGGAMITCCSGGGAQPQNHHNRFYYSKQSGTANAMPPAANHAKNAHV
- the slc7a14b gene encoding probable cationic amino acid transporter, whose amino-acid sequence is MNALFAKLDPRQVEWEASWYSLHSRMLRTKPVESMQEGAADLHGTKLARVLTTVDLVSLGVGSCVGTGMYVVAGLVAKEMAGPGVILSFVIAAVASILSGVCYAEFGVRVPKTTGSAYTYSYVTVGEFVAFFIGWNLILEYLIGTAAGASALSSMFDSLANHTISRFMINNLGTLNGLGKGEESYPDMLALLIAIIVTVIVALGVKNSVTLNNVLNIVNLVVWVFMVIAGLFFISGANWDGGRFLPYGWSGVMQGAATCFYAFIGFDIIATTGEEAKSPNTSIPYAITASLITCLTAYVSVSVILTLMVPYNLIDGDAPLMEMFAIHGFMAGKYVVAIGAIAGLTVSLLGSLFPMPRVIYAMAGDGLLFRFLAHVSPYTETPVVACVVSGSLAALLSLLVSLRDLIEMMSIGTLLAYTLVSVCVLLLRYQPDQADFQGHGGYLTGEDDDGSVGKTRKEGVLAECEQEAYQGGKDHHNDDDDDTNNTCGTKNLPGKGDDEMLIDGSDPLGYQSDSSGYGISGKNLEGEEVDSAPSSLLKRVLGPHYYTLRVRLGLPDSSDRPTPATGRTVTSCVLLLFVLTFLLWSIVIYGLDRESGGARWALVPLVGIIAFKMAALLVIILRQPESRKKLPYMAPCVPFVPVAAMLVNIYLMLKLSSITWVRFAVWCSIGLLIYFGYGMWKSSLELFAQEEEAHASTYQCFDAGVDDSFTVEEDSLPHGDTVESPYQGWGGEESGYQNQNQCQEEHQYQHGYQYEQQPGVDSHRTAGKSKSRGRTRKGFEELVDDDEEYSPE